One window of the Daphnia pulex isolate KAP4 chromosome 8, ASM2113471v1 genome contains the following:
- the LOC124200199 gene encoding BTB/POZ domain-containing protein KCTD12-like produces the protein MATGNGGNAIAGSAAGSGLNTSSSGGAGGLFPSIVELNVGGVHYTTTLSTLTKDPDSLLGQMFSGRWRPGGLSPAGPPPPVLRDSKGKYFIDRDGVLFRYTLDFLRNQKLTLPENFHECERLKQEADYFQMAEMKSTLLAATSGLNSSSARLLPASSSPDALNPDDLLAGDGIVSPTIVPELAVVLPRSSGYITVGYRGTFAFGRDGLADVKFRKLSRILVCGRVALCREVFGETLNESRDPDRGASDRYSCRFFLKHTFLEQAFDMLQEAGFHCVASCGSGTASAGTDIKPGMDSEENRWNHYNEFVFVRR, from the coding sequence atggcgacCGGGAATGGCGGTAATGCAATCGCCGGAAGTGCTGCCGGAAGCGGTCTCAACACCAGCAGTAGCGGAGGTGCCGGAGGACTCTTCCCGTCCATTGTGGAGTTGAACGTGGGCGGCGTCCACTACACGACGACCCTGTCGACTTTGACCAAAGATCCCGACTCGCTGCTGGGCCAAATGTTTTCGGGCCGTTGGCGTCCTGGCGGCTTGAGTCCCGCCGGACCGCCGCCGCCCGTTCTGCGGGACTCGAAGGGCAAGTACTTTATCGACCGTGACGGAGTTCTCTTCCGCTACACGCTCGACTTCCTGCGCAACCAGAAACTGACTCTGCCCGAGAACTTTCACGAGTGCGAGCGGCTCAAACAGGAGGCCGACTACTTCCAAATGGCCGAAATGAAGTCCACCCTGCTGGCCGCCACCAGCGGACTCAACTCGTCCTCGGCCCGTCTCTTGCCCGCCTCCTCCTCTCCCGACGCCCTCAATCCCGACGATCTGCTGGCCGGCGATGGAATCGTCTCCCCGACCATCGTTCCCGAATTGGCCGTCGTTCTACCGCGCTCGTCCGGCTACATTACCGTCGGCTACCGCGGGACGTTCGCCTTCGGTCGCGACGGGCTGGCCGACGTCAAGTTCCGCAAACTCTCGCGCATTTTGGTGTGCGGGCGGGTGGCTTTGTGCCGCGAAGTGTTTGGCGAGACGCTGAACGAGTCGCGGGACCCCGATCGCGGGGCCAGCGACCGCTATTCTTGCCGATTCTTCCTCAAGCACACCTTCCTCGAGCAGGCGTTCGACATGCTGCAAGAGGCCGGCTTCCATTGCGTCGCCTCCTGCGGATCGGGAACGGCCTCGGCCGGCACCGACATCAAACCCGGAATGGACTCGGAGGAGAATCGCTGGAATCATTACAATGAATTCGTTTTCGTCCGGCGTTGA